One genomic region from Halococcus qingdaonensis encodes:
- a CDS encoding DUF1611 domain-containing protein, protein MTVALLAHEKFPEDAKTAVSMLRYADEEIVAVLDRDRAGTRVSDHLSGVQDAPIVAGMDDVDDCDELLIGIAPIGGGFDDSWRPDVRAALERGCDVTAGLHYFLNDDEEFADLAAANDCELHDVREPSPDLTVSEGVADEVDAEVILTVGTDCSVGKMTATLELYEAARERGADAAFVPTGQTGIMIAGWGNPIDRVVSDFTAGAVEEMILEKGNDHDYLFVEGQGSIIHPAYSAVTCGILHGAMPDELVLCHEAGREAIHGYEDTPLPALPEYVDLYENLAGPVHDADVVAGALNTRSLDTDEGARSAVDAYSQTLSVPASDPIRFGSDELLEALL, encoded by the coding sequence ATGACCGTCGCACTGCTCGCTCACGAGAAGTTCCCCGAGGACGCGAAGACCGCCGTCAGCATGCTCCGATACGCCGACGAGGAGATCGTCGCGGTGCTCGATCGCGACCGCGCCGGCACGCGCGTCAGCGATCACCTCTCGGGTGTCCAGGACGCACCGATCGTCGCCGGCATGGACGATGTCGACGACTGCGACGAACTGCTCATCGGTATCGCGCCGATCGGCGGCGGCTTCGACGATTCGTGGCGACCCGATGTCCGGGCCGCGCTGGAACGTGGCTGTGACGTCACCGCCGGACTGCACTACTTCCTGAACGACGACGAGGAGTTCGCCGATCTCGCCGCGGCGAACGACTGCGAACTCCACGACGTTCGCGAGCCGTCGCCCGATCTGACGGTGAGCGAGGGGGTCGCCGACGAAGTCGACGCCGAGGTGATTCTCACTGTCGGAACGGACTGTTCGGTCGGGAAGATGACCGCGACGCTCGAACTCTACGAGGCCGCCCGCGAACGGGGCGCGGACGCCGCGTTCGTCCCGACGGGCCAGACGGGTATCATGATCGCGGGCTGGGGCAACCCGATCGATCGCGTCGTGAGCGACTTCACCGCGGGCGCGGTCGAGGAGATGATCCTGGAGAAGGGCAACGACCACGACTACCTCTTCGTCGAGGGGCAGGGCTCGATCATCCATCCGGCCTACTCGGCGGTGACCTGTGGCATCCTCCACGGCGCGATGCCCGACGAGCTCGTGCTCTGTCACGAGGCGGGCCGCGAGGCGATCCACGGCTACGAGGATACCCCACTCCCGGCGCTGCCTGAGTACGTCGATCTCTACGAGAACCTCGCCGGTCCGGTCCACGACGCCGACGTCGTCGCGGGTGCGCTCAACACCCGATCGCTCGACACCGACGAGGGCGCGCGCTCGGCCGTCGACGCCTACTCACAAACGCTTTCGGTGCCGGCGAGCGATCCGATCCGCTTCGGGAGCGACGAGCTGCTGGAGGCGCTGTTGTGA